The following proteins are encoded in a genomic region of Spirosoma sp. SC4-14:
- a CDS encoding DUF983 domain-containing protein: protein MLKGTKLYSILFNKCPRCQEGDFFVSQSAYNLKQFDKMHEQCSHCKLRYSPEPGFFTGALYVSYAYYVAFIISSFVLCYTILDINLDYYLIGLIPSLIALTPFFFRLARRTWINFFVDYRPALAKDNTKAPAKTTESQVLQ from the coding sequence ATGTTAAAAGGGACCAAACTATATAGCATTCTTTTCAATAAATGTCCTCGCTGTCAGGAGGGCGATTTTTTTGTTAGCCAAAGCGCCTACAACCTGAAGCAGTTCGACAAAATGCACGAACAGTGTAGCCACTGCAAGCTGCGGTATTCGCCAGAACCGGGCTTTTTTACGGGAGCCCTGTATGTCAGCTACGCCTATTACGTAGCGTTTATCATCAGTTCGTTTGTGCTCTGCTACACCATCCTCGACATCAATCTCGACTATTACCTGATCGGACTTATTCCGTCGCTGATTGCATTAACCCCATTTTTCTTCCGGCTTGCCCGCCGAACCTGGATCAATTTCTTTGTCGACTACCGCCCTGCTCTGGCTAAAGACAACACCAAAGCACCCGCGAAAACAACAGAATCGCAGGTGCTTCAATAA
- a CDS encoding MBL fold metallo-hydrolase, with product MKIEQIYTGCLAQGAYYIESAGEVAIIDPLREVKPYIERAEREGATIKYVLETHFHADFVSGHLDLAKQTGATIVYGPNAQTGFDAYIAKDGEELSLGQVKIRVLHTPGHTMESTCYLLINEAGKETALFSGDTLFIGDVGRPDLAQKSDLTMDDLAGYLFDSLRNKIMTLPNDVIVYPAHGAGSACGKNMSKETTDTLGNQKLFNYALRANMTRNEFINEVTDGLLAPPKYFPQNVMMNKQGYESIDTVLNRGAQPLSPDAFEAAANETGAVVLDVRSAQVFNKGFIPNSINIGLGGQFAPWVGALIPDVRQELLLICEPGTEQETLTRLARVGYDQVLGYLAGGIDAWAASGKEVDTITSISADNLADKLEQGTIPIIDVRKPGEFSAEHIDGAQNIPLDYISEHMAEFPKSETFYIHCAGGYRSMMAASILKSRGYDNVVDVAGGFAAIQKTGRIKTTDYVCPSTLKKS from the coding sequence ATGAAAATAGAACAAATTTATACCGGCTGCCTCGCTCAGGGGGCCTATTATATCGAAAGTGCTGGCGAAGTAGCTATTATTGATCCCCTCCGTGAAGTAAAACCCTATATCGAACGGGCCGAACGCGAAGGAGCTACCATCAAATACGTGCTGGAAACGCATTTCCATGCCGATTTTGTATCGGGCCACCTCGACCTGGCCAAACAAACCGGTGCTACCATCGTCTACGGCCCCAATGCCCAGACCGGTTTCGACGCCTACATTGCTAAAGATGGGGAAGAACTCTCGCTGGGACAGGTAAAAATCCGCGTATTGCACACACCGGGGCATACAATGGAATCGACCTGCTACCTGCTGATCAATGAAGCGGGCAAAGAAACCGCGCTGTTTAGTGGCGACACGCTGTTCATTGGCGATGTAGGCCGTCCTGATCTGGCACAGAAATCCGATCTGACAATGGACGACTTAGCAGGTTATCTATTCGACTCGCTGCGGAATAAAATCATGACCTTGCCCAACGATGTGATCGTTTACCCGGCCCACGGGGCGGGTTCGGCCTGTGGCAAAAACATGAGTAAGGAAACCACCGACACGCTGGGCAATCAGAAGTTGTTCAACTATGCGCTGCGTGCCAACATGACCCGCAACGAATTCATCAACGAAGTAACCGACGGGCTGCTGGCTCCGCCGAAATATTTCCCACAAAACGTGATGATGAACAAGCAGGGTTATGAAAGTATCGACACCGTGCTGAACCGGGGCGCTCAGCCGCTGAGCCCCGACGCGTTCGAAGCAGCCGCCAACGAAACGGGCGCTGTTGTGCTCGACGTACGTTCAGCCCAGGTATTCAACAAAGGCTTTATTCCAAACTCAATTAACATTGGTCTGGGCGGACAGTTTGCGCCCTGGGTTGGTGCGCTGATTCCCGATGTTCGGCAGGAGTTGCTGCTGATTTGCGAACCTGGCACCGAGCAGGAAACGCTGACCCGCCTGGCCCGCGTGGGCTACGATCAGGTGCTGGGCTATCTGGCCGGTGGCATCGATGCCTGGGCTGCCAGCGGTAAAGAAGTAGATACCATTACTTCGATTTCGGCCGATAACCTGGCTGACAAACTCGAACAGGGCACCATCCCGATTATCGACGTGCGAAAACCCGGCGAGTTTTCGGCAGAGCATATCGATGGCGCACAAAATATTCCTCTCGACTATATTAGTGAGCATATGGCCGAGTTCCCTAAAAGTGAAACGTTCTACATCCACTGTGCGGGCGGCTACCGCTCGATGATGGCCGCTTCGATTCTGAAATCGCGGGGCTATGACAATGTAGTCGATGTGGCGGGGGGCTTTGCAGCCATTCAGAAAACCGGCCGTATCAAAACTACCGATTACGTCTGCCCAAGCACCCTGAAGAAAAGCTAG
- a CDS encoding sulfite exporter TauE/SafE family protein, producing the protein MTTIQLIGFFSSIFIGVSLGLIGGGGSILTLPVLVYLMGISPVISTAYSLFVVGTTSLVGSVNYMRKEQINYRAAFVFALPSFLAVFLTRKYLVPALPDPVLTMGTFTLSRNVAIMLFFALVMLAASISMIRDKKSETGNEPNSVQFNLPLIALEGALVGTLTGIVGAGGGFLIIPALVLLARLPMKMAVGTSLLIIAAKSLIGFLGDLSNMHVDWPFLLEFTALSVVGIFVGSYLSRYVPGQKLKKAFGWFVLIMGVYIIAKELVSNSFH; encoded by the coding sequence ATGACTACTATTCAACTTATCGGCTTTTTTTCATCCATATTTATTGGCGTAAGCCTCGGCCTGATTGGCGGTGGTGGCAGCATATTGACGCTCCCGGTTCTGGTATATCTGATGGGAATCAGCCCCGTCATCTCAACGGCCTACTCCCTGTTTGTTGTTGGCACTACCTCCCTCGTAGGATCGGTTAACTACATGCGAAAAGAGCAAATCAACTATCGGGCTGCCTTTGTTTTTGCGCTTCCTTCCTTTTTAGCCGTTTTTCTAACCCGGAAATACCTGGTTCCGGCCCTTCCCGACCCTGTTCTGACGATGGGAACCTTCACCCTCAGTCGGAATGTTGCCATCATGTTATTTTTTGCGCTGGTTATGCTGGCCGCATCTATTTCGATGATCCGGGATAAAAAAAGCGAAACGGGCAACGAACCCAACAGCGTTCAGTTTAACTTACCCCTGATTGCCCTCGAAGGTGCACTGGTTGGTACACTCACAGGCATTGTGGGTGCTGGTGGCGGATTCCTGATTATTCCGGCGCTGGTATTGCTGGCACGGCTACCGATGAAAATGGCGGTTGGTACTTCGCTGTTGATCATTGCGGCCAAATCGCTGATCGGTTTTTTGGGCGATTTGTCTAACATGCACGTCGACTGGCCGTTTCTGCTCGAATTTACGGCCCTTTCAGTAGTCGGTATTTTTGTTGGTTCCTATCTATCCCGGTATGTTCCGGGGCAGAAACTAAAAAAAGCCTTTGGCTGGTTTGTACTCATTATGGGAGTTTACATCATCGCGAAAGAACTCGTTTCTAACTCATTTCATTAA
- a CDS encoding Crp/Fnr family transcriptional regulator, with translation MTITVNELQEIFKGQFEYKLLEELAQTGQHKTVPAGAYLIRPGEYIRSVPIIIHGSVKIMRPDQEGREALLYYLGGLDACAMSLTCCLGSRRSEITAVAEEETELVSIPVDKVDEWMCRYSTWKQFVFQTYQKRFDNLLATIDEVTFHKLDERLLTYLQKKTQSCQCRELTITHEEIANELATSREVISRLLKQLEKMKKLKLLRGKIEMMTV, from the coding sequence ATGACCATTACCGTTAACGAGTTACAGGAAATTTTTAAAGGGCAATTTGAATATAAATTACTGGAAGAATTAGCGCAGACCGGCCAGCACAAGACTGTTCCGGCGGGGGCTTACCTGATTCGTCCCGGCGAATATATACGGTCGGTACCGATTATTATTCACGGCTCTGTCAAGATTATGCGGCCCGATCAGGAAGGCCGCGAAGCGTTGCTGTATTATCTGGGCGGATTAGACGCCTGCGCCATGTCGCTTACCTGCTGTCTGGGCAGCCGCCGGAGCGAAATTACGGCTGTAGCCGAAGAAGAAACCGAACTCGTTTCGATTCCGGTCGATAAGGTCGACGAGTGGATGTGCCGCTACTCGACCTGGAAGCAGTTTGTTTTCCAGACCTATCAGAAACGATTCGATAATCTGCTGGCCACTATCGACGAGGTAACATTTCATAAACTGGACGAGCGCCTGCTGACTTACCTTCAGAAAAAGACGCAAAGCTGCCAGTGTCGCGAACTAACCATCACCCACGAAGAAATTGCCAATGAGCTGGCCACCTCGCGCGAAGTCATATCGCGGCTGCTCAAACAGCTCGAAAAAATGAAAAAGCTGAAGCTCCTGCGCGGCAAAATCGAAATGATGACGGTTTGA
- a CDS encoding isoprenylcysteine carboxylmethyltransferase family protein, translating into MFTDYLPMLIAWALFGLIHSLTAAFWFKEWVYRQSAFLKRYYRLIYNGIALLTFIPIMTTLYAAPAVLIGTWNGSVLLGGLLMGLGISTGLAAFREYNLAEFIGWPMAKSSEHQDEFQQSGLLSYVRHPLYMGILIALVGLLVAQPDWKHLLFDLLAITYIRIGIYFEERKLVRTFGHQYRTYQQHVPMLFPRLPRT; encoded by the coding sequence ATGTTTACCGACTACCTTCCGATGCTGATTGCCTGGGCTTTGTTTGGACTGATTCACAGCCTGACGGCAGCTTTCTGGTTCAAAGAATGGGTTTATCGGCAAAGTGCTTTTCTCAAACGCTATTACCGTCTTATCTACAATGGGATTGCCTTGCTTACATTTATACCGATCATGACCACACTCTATGCAGCTCCTGCTGTGCTGATTGGCACCTGGAATGGCTCTGTTCTCTTAGGAGGGCTCTTGATGGGATTAGGCATTTCCACTGGATTAGCGGCCTTTCGGGAGTATAATCTGGCTGAGTTTATTGGCTGGCCAATGGCCAAATCATCTGAGCATCAGGATGAGTTTCAGCAATCGGGGCTGCTCAGCTATGTGCGCCACCCACTTTATATGGGCATACTAATCGCACTCGTCGGACTTCTTGTTGCACAACCCGACTGGAAACACCTCCTGTTTGATCTGCTAGCCATTACCTACATCCGAATTGGTATCTATTTCGAAGAGCGCAAACTGGTTCGAACATTCGGCCATCAGTACCGCACCTATCAGCAGCATGTTCCAATGCTTTTTCCGCGCCTGCCCAGAACGTAA
- a CDS encoding Eco57I restriction-modification methylase domain-containing protein — MRLQLRKPFQTLDKAYARQAVSGEKLDTFCRALAQLMLGVDEKETDEYQTALVARFLNDTFSAETYEVSTALGVDLIVCPNPEKAGNAGPSVVIETRKAFAGEMITPIKNNVKSLHELILYYFDAQEVDPTRNISQLIITDAYNWFIFDETDFRSQFYENPRLRKLYQLKRQHQKDNAFFYAETARILRELNTEIPVTYLNLREVADALKLPADQGNRVLIPVYKLLAPDHLLNSSATGKTNPVHPRFYDELLHIIGVQEAEEKSGKRLCRLPEKTRLPGSLIELVIERLVQENRLFAVPKPEQYGATESEQLINVALALAVNWLNRILFLKLAESQINRYRQGNQSVELLTGRSIETFSALDGLFSDVASNGKPWLPGWMSSLFGKTDLEQNTLSIRQLPNEAKLPLFAETVLTDSGRNIQSEQVPTLHYLLHFLDSYAFSVDTPALIELPGKPHINAAALLHCWDRLSACRRGMLPAPAVVTNYAVREAIRRAAISRFNEQFEWNCVDLAGVQERLTSSDLTRANDLIDSFRILDPAVGGGAFLSAALNELIVLKAELGILRDLTGRPVQSYGFAVIDNALLITTSDNEPFDYFLGDPNSSRFSGLEIQRIQETILREKQTLIANCLFGVDTDRLSVSLCRWRFAIDLLKSVYWSDLEASGNPALSRFGRSLEWNTKIGNALLSGFSFDFRVDSLKRPLRDTVQKAFKQYRTDAQSWKRGFDTDEGNRLELRMRAFRELLAQIALADQKDVVAIRKLEAKLAQAALTFDVVAQSMAQQKLTERLHQLKKAFENKQQLLSQAFEWRFEFPEVLDTDGNFVGFDVIVGCPPTAWHSTSGSEKGYYQKAFLNTYTAKANPYVLFVELGLRLLKADGQLAVVLPANWVKSGNSSKLRQWLKTKAIEQITDFADQMASNKNAVRPGVLIVRNAGSTGTFLATKIDTLSNTADVDSESITVFVDTLADKAWALSGNNAS, encoded by the coding sequence ATGAGGCTACAACTTCGTAAACCCTTTCAGACGCTCGATAAAGCGTATGCCCGACAGGCTGTCTCCGGCGAAAAACTGGATACATTTTGCCGGGCACTGGCTCAGTTGATGTTGGGAGTAGACGAAAAAGAGACTGATGAATACCAGACGGCGCTGGTCGCCAGGTTCCTGAATGATACGTTTTCTGCCGAAACCTACGAAGTCAGTACGGCATTGGGTGTCGACCTGATTGTTTGCCCGAATCCAGAAAAAGCGGGTAATGCTGGCCCATCAGTTGTTATCGAAACGCGGAAGGCATTTGCGGGCGAAATGATAACGCCGATCAAAAACAACGTAAAATCGCTTCATGAACTGATTCTGTATTATTTCGATGCACAGGAGGTCGACCCGACCCGCAACATCAGTCAGTTGATCATTACAGATGCCTACAACTGGTTTATCTTCGATGAAACGGATTTCCGGAGTCAGTTTTATGAAAACCCCCGCCTTCGGAAACTGTATCAGTTAAAGCGGCAGCATCAGAAAGATAATGCCTTTTTCTACGCCGAAACAGCCCGAATCCTTCGTGAACTGAATACCGAAATTCCGGTTACCTACCTGAACCTGCGCGAAGTAGCCGACGCGCTCAAACTGCCCGCCGATCAGGGCAATCGGGTGCTGATTCCGGTATATAAACTACTGGCGCCAGATCACTTGCTGAATTCGTCGGCTACCGGCAAGACAAACCCAGTACATCCGCGGTTTTATGATGAGCTGTTGCATATCATTGGCGTTCAGGAAGCAGAGGAAAAATCTGGCAAGCGCCTTTGCCGACTACCGGAAAAGACCCGCCTGCCGGGTTCGTTAATCGAACTCGTAATCGAACGGCTGGTTCAGGAAAACCGCCTTTTTGCCGTTCCTAAGCCCGAACAATATGGCGCTACTGAGTCCGAACAACTGATCAATGTGGCGCTGGCACTGGCGGTCAATTGGCTTAACCGAATCCTGTTTCTGAAACTGGCCGAAAGTCAGATCAATCGGTATCGGCAGGGAAATCAATCGGTTGAGTTGCTGACGGGGCGGTCGATAGAAACGTTCTCTGCTTTGGACGGCTTGTTTTCCGATGTAGCTTCGAACGGGAAACCCTGGTTGCCTGGCTGGATGAGTTCATTGTTCGGAAAAACGGATCTCGAACAAAATACACTGTCGATACGTCAACTGCCCAATGAGGCCAAGTTGCCCCTGTTTGCCGAAACGGTGCTGACAGATTCTGGCAGGAATATACAATCGGAACAGGTGCCAACGCTGCACTATCTGCTACATTTCCTGGATTCGTATGCATTCTCGGTCGATACGCCAGCCCTGATTGAGTTGCCGGGCAAACCGCATATTAACGCAGCCGCTCTATTGCATTGCTGGGACCGCCTTAGTGCCTGTCGTCGGGGCATGTTGCCAGCACCGGCTGTTGTAACAAACTATGCTGTTCGGGAAGCCATTCGGCGGGCCGCCATCAGCCGGTTCAATGAGCAATTTGAGTGGAACTGTGTCGATCTGGCAGGCGTGCAGGAGCGGCTGACAAGTAGCGACCTGACCCGAGCCAATGACTTGATCGACTCCTTTCGGATTCTTGATCCGGCCGTTGGGGGAGGAGCTTTTCTGAGCGCTGCGCTCAATGAACTCATTGTTCTGAAAGCCGAGCTGGGCATTCTGCGCGATCTGACCGGACGCCCGGTGCAGTCATATGGGTTTGCAGTTATTGATAACGCTTTACTAATTACGACCTCCGACAACGAGCCGTTCGACTATTTTCTCGGCGACCCGAACAGTTCCCGGTTTTCGGGACTGGAAATACAACGCATTCAGGAAACGATTCTACGCGAAAAACAGACCCTGATTGCCAATTGTCTGTTCGGGGTCGATACCGACAGGCTATCGGTGAGCTTATGCCGCTGGCGCTTTGCTATTGATTTATTGAAGAGTGTGTACTGGAGCGACCTGGAGGCATCGGGTAATCCTGCTTTGAGTCGATTCGGGCGCTCGCTCGAGTGGAATACTAAAATCGGAAACGCACTGCTGTCAGGGTTTTCGTTCGATTTTCGGGTCGACAGCCTTAAACGTCCCCTTCGCGATACAGTTCAGAAGGCGTTTAAACAATATAGAACGGATGCACAAAGCTGGAAACGTGGATTCGATACGGACGAAGGCAACCGGTTGGAGTTGCGGATGCGGGCCTTTCGGGAGCTATTGGCCCAAATCGCACTTGCCGACCAGAAAGATGTAGTGGCGATTCGTAAACTGGAAGCAAAACTGGCTCAGGCTGCCCTGACATTTGATGTTGTGGCGCAGAGCATGGCACAACAAAAGCTAACGGAACGGCTTCATCAACTGAAAAAAGCGTTTGAGAACAAACAGCAGTTGCTCAGCCAGGCTTTTGAGTGGCGGTTCGAATTTCCGGAGGTGTTAGATACGGATGGCAATTTTGTTGGATTCGATGTTATTGTTGGTTGTCCACCTACTGCCTGGCATTCGACTTCCGGCTCAGAAAAAGGATATTATCAGAAGGCTTTTTTGAATACATATACAGCCAAAGCCAATCCCTACGTTCTGTTCGTGGAACTGGGCCTGCGGTTATTGAAGGCCGATGGGCAACTGGCAGTTGTGCTACCCGCCAATTGGGTGAAATCGGGCAACAGCAGCAAACTTCGCCAGTGGCTCAAAACTAAGGCTATTGAACAGATTACTGATTTTGCCGACCAAATGGCTTCGAACAAAAATGCGGTTAGGCCGGGCGTATTGATTGTACGGAATGCCGGAAGTACCGGCACCTTTCTGGCAACCAAAATCGATACGCTGAGTAATACAGCCGATGTCGATTCTGAATCCATTACGGTTTTTGTAGATACCCTGGCCGATAAAGCGTGGGCATTGTCGGGCAATAATGCCTCCTGA